A stretch of Paludisphaera borealis DNA encodes these proteins:
- a CDS encoding FHA domain-containing protein, whose amino-acid sequence MATTTTRKRWALEVVRGRDVGRRYALGAGETTIGNEQATTAHVDLGDQEGASPRRMSGRQACLVATAESLAVRDLESPGGTFVNRQRLLSGQERKLQPGDVIQVGGVQLLVQREPEGGEAVVAEPVRPKPPSTTPPNATYTFPGGAVCRTWDDFLTLAAQRWPLVRDELASGRLTEHLRRIQRTDLIPRHEPGQTPDEALDAWLGRLPSTRSSAPELDVHPETLVVRTGATGGVIRQSLRITNVGYRLLRSTIQIESSTPGGLRLSPDLNGKPLLTIDQSDIGVEIEVPEAATSTKLGTIVVASNGGTKRIEVRVERPMAVAFPDEPVDANIAGVSFGSRLASLPLERRFWLFPSVLISFRLLVGFADRLPLGLPPSGTGEPGLPATAVVMSALGFLIGAVLGSRGGDRLDVAASGFAGAAVGLLASALGFAAIRSVEGVVGSPLSAPMLLIVWGLLGAALAAASWVAFPRRNVVRKGDGS is encoded by the coding sequence ATGGCGACCACCACGACGCGGAAACGATGGGCGTTGGAAGTCGTTCGCGGGCGCGACGTCGGGCGTCGCTACGCCCTCGGCGCGGGCGAGACGACCATCGGCAACGAGCAGGCGACGACCGCCCACGTCGATCTCGGCGACCAGGAAGGAGCGTCGCCGCGGCGGATGTCCGGCCGGCAAGCCTGCCTCGTCGCGACCGCTGAAAGCCTCGCCGTCCGCGACCTTGAAAGCCCCGGCGGCACCTTCGTGAATCGGCAGCGCCTGCTGAGCGGCCAGGAGCGGAAGCTCCAGCCGGGCGACGTGATACAGGTCGGCGGCGTCCAGCTCCTGGTCCAGCGCGAGCCGGAAGGGGGCGAAGCTGTCGTCGCCGAGCCCGTCAGACCGAAGCCCCCGTCGACGACGCCACCGAACGCCACCTACACGTTCCCCGGCGGCGCGGTTTGTCGGACCTGGGACGATTTTCTGACCCTGGCCGCCCAGCGCTGGCCGCTGGTTCGCGACGAGCTGGCGTCGGGTCGGCTGACCGAACACCTGCGGCGGATTCAGCGAACCGATCTTATCCCTCGCCACGAGCCCGGGCAGACGCCCGACGAGGCTCTCGACGCCTGGCTGGGCCGACTTCCCTCGACCCGGTCGAGTGCCCCGGAGCTGGACGTCCACCCCGAGACGCTCGTCGTCCGCACCGGCGCGACGGGTGGAGTCATTCGCCAATCGCTGCGGATCACCAACGTCGGCTACCGTTTGCTGCGCTCGACCATCCAGATCGAATCGTCGACCCCCGGCGGTCTGCGGCTGTCCCCCGACCTGAACGGAAAGCCGCTGCTGACGATCGACCAGAGCGATATCGGGGTGGAGATCGAGGTTCCCGAAGCCGCGACCTCGACGAAACTGGGGACGATCGTGGTCGCCAGCAACGGCGGCACGAAGCGAATCGAGGTCCGCGTCGAACGCCCGATGGCGGTCGCATTCCCCGACGAGCCGGTCGACGCAAACATCGCGGGCGTTTCGTTCGGCTCCCGGCTGGCCTCGCTGCCGCTGGAGCGAAGGTTCTGGCTGTTTCCAAGCGTCCTGATCAGCTTTCGCCTGCTCGTCGGGTTCGCGGATCGGCTTCCCCTGGGTCTGCCGCCGAGCGGGACGGGAGAGCCCGGCCTGCCGGCCACGGCGGTCGTGATGAGCGCGCTGGGCTTTCTGATCGGCGCGGTGCTGGGGAGCCGGGGAGGCGATCGGCTCGACGTCGCGGCTTCCGGATTCGCCGGCGCGGCCGTCGGGTTGCTGGCCTCGGCCCTGGGTTTCGCGGCGATTCGGAGCGTTGAGGGGGTCGTCGGTTCCCCATTGTCCGCACCGATGCTGCTGATCGTCTGGGGGCTGCTCGGCGCGGCGCTCGCGGCGGCGTCGTGGGTCGCGTTCCCGCGCCGGAACGTCGTTCGCAAGGGGGACGGGTCATGA
- a CDS encoding Mrp/NBP35 family ATP-binding protein, translated as MFGKTHSALTEKDVLEALKGVKDPDLGRDLVDLGMIKNVKIGDGVVALTVNLTTPACPMKAKIEGDVRQALTNRLSGDWKIEIAMTAEVRGKGAAETGDIPGIKNVIAVGSGKGGVGKSTMAATIAFGLKSYGASVGLMDADVYGPSIPHLVGATGRPMARGERIQPIETNGLKLMSMGFLLEPDRAVIMRGPMLHGIMQQFLRQVDWGPLDYLVIDLPPGTGDVPLTLAQTLPLTGAVVICTPQEVALLDAVRAIAMFRQLRVPVLGMVENMAFFDVLAYLKERGGPEAKKLAENKACFDAPGDERVHIFGQGGARRKAEELQVPFLGEVPLNLFLRESGDDGKIEEALREGSPSRPYLLQVVERLAAQISIQNIKNPKMPKLEILN; from the coding sequence ATGTTCGGCAAGACCCATTCCGCGCTCACCGAGAAGGACGTTCTCGAGGCGCTCAAGGGGGTCAAGGACCCCGACCTGGGCCGCGACCTCGTGGACCTGGGGATGATCAAGAACGTCAAGATCGGCGACGGCGTCGTCGCGCTGACGGTCAACCTGACGACCCCCGCCTGTCCGATGAAGGCGAAGATTGAAGGCGACGTCCGCCAGGCTCTCACGAACCGGCTGTCGGGCGACTGGAAGATCGAAATCGCGATGACCGCCGAGGTCCGGGGCAAGGGCGCCGCCGAGACCGGCGACATCCCCGGCATCAAGAACGTGATCGCCGTCGGCTCGGGCAAGGGGGGCGTCGGCAAGTCGACGATGGCCGCGACGATCGCCTTCGGGCTGAAGTCGTACGGCGCGTCGGTCGGTCTGATGGACGCCGACGTCTACGGACCGTCGATCCCCCACCTGGTCGGGGCTACCGGCCGCCCGATGGCGCGCGGCGAGCGTATCCAGCCGATCGAGACCAACGGCCTGAAGCTGATGTCGATGGGCTTCCTCCTCGAACCCGACCGCGCCGTCATCATGCGCGGGCCGATGCTTCACGGCATCATGCAGCAGTTCCTCCGACAGGTCGATTGGGGACCGCTCGACTACCTGGTGATCGACCTGCCGCCGGGAACCGGCGACGTCCCCCTGACCCTGGCCCAGACCTTGCCCCTGACCGGGGCGGTGGTGATCTGCACGCCTCAGGAAGTCGCCCTGCTCGACGCCGTGCGAGCCATCGCGATGTTCCGCCAGTTGCGCGTGCCGGTGCTGGGCATGGTCGAGAACATGGCGTTCTTCGACGTTCTCGCGTACCTCAAGGAGCGCGGCGGACCGGAGGCGAAGAAGCTGGCCGAGAACAAGGCCTGCTTCGACGCGCCGGGCGACGAGCGGGTCCACATCTTCGGTCAGGGGGGGGCCCGGCGCAAGGCGGAGGAGCTGCAAGTCCCCTTCCTCGGCGAGGTTCCGCTCAACCTGTTCCTTCGCGAGAGCGGCGACGACGGCAAGATCGAGGAGGCCCTGCGAGAAGGCTCCCCCTCTCGCCCGTATCTGCTGCAAGTCGTCGAGCGGCTCGCCGCCCAGATCAGCATCCAGAACATCAAAAACCCCAAGATGCCGAAGCTCGAAATCCTCAACTGA
- the guaD gene encoding guanine deaminase: MAGETSAIRGMFFDFVDDPWKHVGREQESARFIFDGLMVVEDGLIADFGDYAEVSKRHPGVQATHITNRLILPGFIDGHVHFPQVRVLGAYGNQLLDWLQNWIFPEEEKYSDRNYARDAAGRFFDALLAGGTTTCQAFTTSNPVSTEELFGEAARRNLRLIAGLTGIDRFAPQTTVISPEYFYSESKRLIEHYHRKGRNLYAITPRFAVGCTDEMMEACRRLKEEHPDCWINTHISENPSELRTSRNEFPDCQDYTQVHEKHKLLGPKFTAGHGIWLSDDELQRFSKAGAAIAFCPLSNLFLGSGLFRIGRATDPEHPVRVALGCDVGGGNAFSLIRVLEEAYKIGMCNNTMLDGSVDPRFQNGAEAERNKLNPYRGFYLATLGGARALYLDDLIGNFDKGKEADFVALDWNAGQAAMSWHQSLITGGNAPETMDQASQLLFGIMACGDDRNVDETWIAGRRAYKKAGA; the protein is encoded by the coding sequence ATGGCGGGCGAAACCTCGGCGATTCGCGGCATGTTCTTCGATTTCGTGGACGATCCTTGGAAGCATGTCGGGCGCGAGCAGGAGTCCGCCCGATTCATCTTCGATGGGCTGATGGTGGTCGAGGACGGCCTCATCGCCGACTTCGGCGACTACGCCGAGGTGTCGAAGCGTCATCCGGGCGTCCAGGCCACCCACATCACCAACCGCCTGATCCTCCCCGGTTTCATCGACGGGCACGTCCACTTCCCGCAGGTGCGCGTCCTCGGCGCCTACGGGAACCAGCTCCTCGACTGGCTCCAGAACTGGATCTTCCCCGAGGAAGAGAAATATAGCGATCGCAACTACGCCCGCGACGCGGCCGGCCGGTTCTTCGACGCCCTGCTCGCCGGCGGCACCACGACCTGCCAGGCGTTCACCACGAGCAACCCCGTCTCGACCGAGGAGCTGTTCGGCGAGGCCGCCCGGCGCAACCTGCGTCTCATCGCGGGCCTCACCGGCATCGATCGCTTCGCCCCCCAGACCACTGTCATCAGCCCGGAGTACTTCTACAGCGAGTCCAAGCGGCTGATCGAGCACTACCACCGCAAGGGCCGGAATCTCTACGCGATCACGCCCCGGTTCGCCGTCGGCTGCACCGACGAGATGATGGAAGCCTGCCGGAGGCTCAAGGAAGAACATCCCGACTGCTGGATCAACACCCACATCTCGGAGAACCCGTCCGAGCTGCGGACGTCCCGGAACGAGTTCCCCGACTGCCAGGACTACACCCAGGTCCATGAGAAGCACAAGCTGCTCGGGCCGAAGTTCACGGCCGGCCACGGCATCTGGCTCTCGGACGACGAACTGCAGCGGTTCTCGAAGGCCGGCGCCGCCATCGCGTTCTGCCCGCTCTCGAACCTGTTCCTGGGCAGCGGCCTGTTCCGGATCGGCCGCGCCACCGACCCCGAGCACCCGGTCCGGGTCGCGCTCGGCTGCGACGTGGGCGGCGGCAACGCCTTCAGCCTCATCCGCGTGCTGGAGGAAGCCTACAAGATCGGCATGTGCAACAACACGATGCTCGACGGTTCGGTCGACCCCCGCTTCCAAAACGGGGCCGAGGCCGAGCGGAACAAGCTCAATCCGTATCGCGGCTTCTACCTAGCCACGCTCGGCGGCGCCCGGGCCCTCTACCTCGACGACCTGATCGGCAACTTCGACAAGGGCAAGGAGGCCGACTTCGTCGCGCTCGACTGGAACGCCGGCCAGGCGGCCATGAGCTGGCACCAGTCGCTCATCACCGGCGGCAACGCCCCCGAGACCATGGACCAGGCGTCGCAGCTCCTCTTCGGGATCATGGCCTGCGGCGACGACCGCAACGTCGACGAGACCTGGATCGCCGGCCGTCGCGCGTACAAGAAGGCCGGAGCCTGA
- a CDS encoding DNA-3-methyladenine glycosylase family protein, giving the protein MSPKAAPKLEKPVDPWAKAIRHLKRVDPQFKAVIQRVGPCGLAPREDRFGALVTAIVSQQISTKAAASINERLHVLAGRPHDPRRLLELDETALRGVGLSGSKARYVLNVATAVADGSVPVDRFDESWDDDRIIEALTSIKGVGVWTAHMFLIFVLNRPDVLPVGDLGVRAGLRDWHGLAELPKPSDCHALAEPWRPYRSVASWYLWRNGDAPS; this is encoded by the coding sequence ATGAGCCCGAAAGCCGCGCCGAAGCTTGAGAAGCCCGTCGATCCCTGGGCAAAGGCGATCCGCCACCTCAAGCGAGTTGATCCTCAATTCAAGGCGGTCATCCAGCGGGTCGGCCCATGCGGCCTGGCGCCTCGGGAAGACCGGTTCGGGGCGCTCGTGACGGCGATCGTATCTCAGCAGATCTCGACCAAGGCCGCCGCGTCGATCAACGAGCGGCTGCACGTTCTGGCCGGTCGTCCCCACGACCCGCGGCGGCTGCTCGAACTCGACGAGACGGCGCTGCGCGGCGTCGGACTGTCGGGGAGCAAGGCGCGGTACGTGCTCAACGTGGCGACGGCCGTGGCCGACGGCTCGGTCCCCGTCGATCGCTTCGACGAATCATGGGATGACGATAGGATCATCGAAGCGTTGACGTCGATCAAGGGCGTGGGCGTGTGGACCGCTCATATGTTCCTGATCTTCGTGCTCAACCGCCCCGACGTCCTCCCCGTCGGCGACCTGGGCGTTCGGGCGGGGCTCCGCGACTGGCACGGCCTGGCGGAACTGCCCAAGCCCAGCGACTGCCACGCGCTGGCCGAGCCCTGGCGGCCCTACCGATCGGTGGCGAGTTGGTATCTCTGGAGGAACGGCGACGCGCCTTCTTAG
- a CDS encoding WD40 repeat domain-containing protein → MHTILLRLATIYLCMAPQADYTLESVDLVGHEDRSNYVAFSPDGTLLASGSRDGSVGSGTSPIAQHEDVVDGVVFSHDGTMLASTGLKPSSGSGTSPRASRDLHLTREPD, encoded by the coding sequence ATGCACACGATCCTGCTGCGTCTCGCGACCATCTACCTGTGCATGGCTCCACAGGCCGATTACACGCTTGAATCCGTCGACCTCGTCGGGCATGAGGACAGGAGCAATTACGTCGCGTTCTCCCCCGACGGGACGCTCCTGGCCTCCGGAAGCCGCGACGGCTCGGTAGGCTCTGGGACGTCGCCGATTGCACAGCACGAAGACGTGGTTGACGGCGTCGTCTTTTCCCACGACGGGACGATGCTCGCCTCGACCGGGTTGAAACCATCATCCGGATCTGGGACGTCGCCTCGGGCGAGCAGAGATTTGCATTTGACAAGAGAGCCAGACTGA
- a CDS encoding FHA domain-containing protein gives MTITTTTSIQSTIEPPSASPRPRRSWASLRQAYDLALAGALGGLFGLYLYVELVRTDSVYVRDALAGAILGGSIGFFLNAWGPWRDGAWRKLARAVAWGTPAAALGGALGLVLGEVVIGVFQGGLLGRAASWAVLGLGIGLGQGLADRSWQRLTFGLIGGGLGGFVGGLCFEALRVALGNRYDLSQALGIVILGGGLGLFLALVEQALRQAWVQIASGRQEGRIYLLARPRCRLGLDERAEVGVFGDAAVEREHAEIERTSQGYMLRNLAKSGATKVNGVVCSSARVLNDGDRIELGRTSLVFRRR, from the coding sequence ATGACCATCACGACCACCACTTCGATCCAATCGACGATCGAGCCCCCCTCCGCGTCGCCGCGACCCCGGCGAAGCTGGGCGAGCCTGCGGCAGGCGTACGACCTGGCTCTGGCCGGCGCCCTGGGCGGGCTCTTCGGCCTGTATCTCTACGTCGAGCTGGTGCGGACCGATTCGGTGTACGTCCGCGACGCGCTGGCCGGCGCGATCCTCGGCGGCTCGATCGGGTTCTTCCTGAACGCCTGGGGGCCGTGGCGCGACGGCGCCTGGCGGAAGCTGGCACGGGCCGTCGCCTGGGGAACGCCCGCCGCGGCGTTGGGCGGGGCGCTCGGCCTGGTGCTCGGCGAGGTGGTGATCGGCGTGTTCCAGGGCGGGCTGCTCGGACGGGCGGCGTCGTGGGCCGTGCTCGGCCTGGGGATCGGGCTGGGGCAGGGGCTCGCCGACCGCTCGTGGCAGCGGCTCACCTTCGGCTTGATCGGCGGCGGTCTGGGAGGGTTCGTCGGCGGCCTTTGCTTCGAAGCCCTGCGGGTCGCGCTCGGCAACCGCTACGACCTCAGCCAGGCGCTCGGGATCGTGATCCTGGGGGGCGGGCTCGGCCTCTTCCTGGCCCTGGTGGAGCAGGCGCTGCGGCAGGCCTGGGTGCAGATCGCCAGCGGTCGGCAAGAGGGCCGGATCTACCTGCTGGCTCGCCCGCGATGCCGGTTGGGACTCGACGAGCGCGCCGAGGTAGGCGTCTTCGGCGACGCCGCCGTCGAGCGCGAGCACGCCGAGATCGAACGGACATCGCAAGGCTACATGCTGCGGAACCTGGCCAAGTCGGGCGCCACCAAGGTCAACGGCGTCGTCTGTTCCTCGGCGCGGGTTCTCAACGACGGTGATCGAATCGAGCTGGGACGAACTTCCTTGGTCTTCCGACGACGATAG
- a CDS encoding vWA domain-containing protein, producing MSRIVCNTGRRDPAFSPCGRRVLQPGLSASALLLFLALSSTLEAEEAPPPPEAGNTVVVTGASQQEFPRIAVQFELRRPDGTFLRDARKDEFRVAEDGKELPILEFQAPLTTESVATTIVLVVDRSLSMQEEDRMGSLKEAVATFLEKTPEGSRVAVVAFGSEVDLICPFTTDRDRVRAAVDRLHPGGATRFYDAVAEALAMLDHEHGRRAVLALTDGHDTSSQEANLPADIAAARRLGLPVYTLGLGTEEAIAGDALKALAESTRGQYYPAQRAEELKAVYTTIAERLGASYSLVYQSDRRLPDGTLRPVQVFHQSSRKAGETAVFIPGMVVPASGWSPLFLALTACLGLLMFLPSLLRRRPAQA from the coding sequence ATGAGCCGCATCGTCTGCAACACGGGCCGTCGCGATCCTGCCTTCTCCCCTTGCGGGAGAAGGGTGTTGCAACCCGGCCTGTCTGCATCGGCATTGCTGTTGTTCCTCGCGCTGTCGAGTACGCTGGAGGCCGAGGAGGCGCCTCCCCCGCCCGAGGCCGGGAACACGGTCGTCGTCACCGGAGCCAGTCAGCAGGAGTTCCCCCGGATCGCCGTGCAGTTCGAGCTGCGACGGCCCGACGGCACGTTCCTCCGCGACGCCAGGAAGGACGAGTTCCGGGTCGCCGAGGACGGCAAGGAGCTGCCGATCCTCGAATTCCAGGCCCCGTTGACGACCGAGTCGGTCGCCACGACGATCGTGCTGGTCGTCGATCGCAGCCTGAGCATGCAGGAAGAGGATCGGATGGGATCGCTCAAGGAGGCGGTCGCGACGTTCCTGGAGAAGACGCCCGAGGGCTCGCGGGTGGCGGTGGTCGCGTTCGGCTCGGAGGTGGATCTGATCTGCCCGTTCACGACCGACCGCGACCGCGTTCGCGCCGCCGTCGATCGGCTTCACCCCGGCGGCGCCACCCGGTTCTACGACGCGGTGGCCGAGGCGCTCGCGATGCTCGACCACGAGCACGGCCGACGCGCCGTGCTCGCCCTGACCGACGGCCACGACACGTCCAGTCAGGAGGCCAACCTGCCGGCCGACATCGCCGCGGCCCGGCGCCTCGGCCTGCCGGTCTACACGCTCGGCCTGGGAACCGAAGAGGCGATCGCCGGCGACGCCCTCAAGGCGCTGGCCGAGTCGACCCGGGGTCAATACTATCCCGCCCAGCGAGCCGAGGAGTTGAAAGCCGTCTACACGACGATCGCCGAACGGCTCGGCGCCAGCTATTCGCTCGTCTACCAGAGCGACCGCCGGCTTCCCGACGGTACGCTCCGGCCGGTTCAGGTCTTCCACCAGAGCAGCCGGAAGGCGGGCGAAACCGCCGTGTTCATCCCCGGCATGGTCGTGCCGGCCTCGGGCTGGTCTCCCCTCTTCCTGGCGCTGACCGCCTGCCTCGGCCTCCTGATGTTCTTGCCCTCGTTGCTGAGGCGGCGACCCGCCCAGGCCTAA
- a CDS encoding DUF362 domain-containing protein: MSDRYPCGSLKRRGFLGAAASWPFAASLLSSSSSSAADEAQSRVVGSASHHGPKVDALGKFAAPGLYPGRVVEVKNPAMIRNGARSREAVKATLDRGLKELTGAGDATAAWRTFFEPGDVVGIKVVPNGQPYAHSSFELVLETIEGLKAAGVKPGDIFVYDRYRQELLAAGYDKILPAGIRFGGLTADGGDQLALDFEGFRDDPIAGYDRDAFVWMDLVNYGDNPKDDRAYRSHLGKFVTKVVNKIVAIPVLKDHGSAGVTGALKNMSHGSVNNVARSHTNTFTNVCNQFIPQVVTHPVIRSKFVLQIMDGIRGVYQGGPFAHAHENGKWTWEYNGLLLATDPVALDHIEWGIIDAKRALAKLPPVAASGKSALDPLGTEGFDVRQPQHIALAGALGMGNFDLTSSPRGRRYLVKHSVVNL, encoded by the coding sequence ATGAGCGACCGTTATCCTTGCGGTTCCTTGAAGCGTCGTGGTTTTTTGGGGGCCGCGGCGTCGTGGCCGTTCGCCGCGTCGCTGCTTTCGTCGTCTTCGTCATCGGCCGCCGACGAGGCCCAATCGCGGGTGGTCGGCAGCGCGTCGCATCACGGGCCCAAGGTCGACGCCCTCGGGAAATTCGCCGCGCCCGGCCTGTACCCGGGGCGAGTCGTCGAGGTGAAGAATCCGGCGATGATCCGCAACGGCGCCCGCAGTCGCGAAGCCGTCAAGGCGACGCTCGACCGGGGCCTGAAGGAGCTGACCGGCGCCGGCGACGCGACGGCCGCCTGGCGAACCTTCTTCGAGCCCGGCGACGTGGTCGGGATCAAGGTCGTGCCCAACGGCCAGCCCTACGCGCATTCCTCGTTCGAGCTGGTCCTGGAGACGATCGAGGGGCTGAAAGCCGCGGGGGTGAAGCCCGGCGACATCTTCGTCTACGATCGCTATCGCCAGGAGTTGCTGGCCGCCGGGTATGACAAGATCCTCCCCGCCGGCATCCGCTTCGGGGGACTCACGGCCGACGGCGGCGATCAGCTTGCGCTCGACTTCGAGGGCTTTCGCGACGACCCGATCGCCGGCTACGACCGGGACGCCTTCGTCTGGATGGACCTGGTCAACTACGGCGACAACCCCAAGGACGACCGGGCGTACCGGTCGCATCTGGGGAAGTTCGTGACGAAGGTCGTCAACAAGATCGTGGCGATTCCGGTCCTCAAGGACCACGGTTCGGCGGGGGTGACGGGCGCCCTGAAGAACATGAGCCACGGGTCGGTCAACAACGTGGCTCGGTCGCACACCAACACGTTCACGAACGTCTGCAACCAGTTCATCCCCCAGGTCGTCACCCACCCGGTGATTCGCTCGAAGTTCGTCCTCCAGATTATGGACGGCATCCGGGGCGTCTACCAGGGAGGCCCGTTCGCCCATGCCCATGAAAACGGCAAGTGGACGTGGGAGTACAACGGCCTCCTGCTCGCCACCGACCCCGTCGCCCTTGACCACATCGAGTGGGGGATCATCGACGCCAAGCGCGCGCTTGCGAAGCTGCCCCCCGTCGCCGCTTCGGGCAAATCGGCCCTTGACCCGCTCGGGACCGAGGGGTTCGACGTCCGCCAGCCGCAGCACATCGCGCTCGCCGGCGCGCTTGGCATGGGCAACTTCGACCTCACGTCGTCGCCCCGAGGACGCCGCTACCTCGTCAAGCATTCGGTCGTCAACCTTTGA
- a CDS encoding pyridoxal phosphate-dependent aminotransferase: MIRLSKLARNLTPEIAFTVLAQARALKSRGKDVVELEIGDSPFATTPHAKEAGVRAIRDNQTGYGPSLGLPSFREAAARFVSTEFGYPATAENIVVASGAKPFEQYFAEALIDPGDGVLLFSPHFPTYIPNLERRGARAVLAPLRVEQAFRPQAEDVRKFLATDPRPRAIFLNSPHNPTGGVATHDDLAAIADVVRGTDTMVFSDEPYCHMVWSGRHASILSQPGMLDHCVAAYTFSKSYSMSGWRMGFAVAHPDVVAAIGKLINTAVSCSPPFVQEAARAALEHDAATRDEYMERFRKKVDRLCDGLEKVEGVGVVRPAGTFYVFPDVRPICNRLGIVSHGLAMYLLEGADDGFGVACLGGECFGEAGQGFLRFSCAEPDERIDQAMAFLPDALGRRDRIAKYLEANPQYVLKQPYPEA, from the coding sequence ATGATTCGGTTGAGCAAGTTGGCGCGGAACCTGACGCCCGAGATCGCCTTCACCGTGCTGGCCCAGGCACGGGCTCTCAAGAGCCGGGGCAAGGACGTGGTCGAGCTGGAGATCGGCGACAGCCCGTTCGCCACCACACCGCACGCCAAGGAGGCGGGCGTCCGGGCGATTCGCGACAACCAGACCGGCTACGGCCCGAGCCTCGGCCTGCCGAGCTTTCGAGAGGCCGCCGCCCGCTTCGTCTCGACCGAGTTCGGCTATCCGGCGACCGCCGAGAACATCGTCGTCGCCTCCGGGGCCAAGCCGTTCGAGCAGTACTTCGCCGAGGCTCTGATCGATCCCGGCGACGGCGTCTTGCTGTTCAGCCCGCACTTCCCGACCTACATTCCCAATCTTGAGCGCCGGGGGGCTCGCGCCGTGCTGGCCCCGCTCCGCGTCGAGCAGGCGTTTCGACCCCAGGCCGAGGACGTCCGCAAGTTCCTGGCGACCGACCCCCGCCCCCGCGCCATCTTCCTGAACTCGCCGCACAACCCCACCGGCGGCGTGGCGACGCACGACGACCTCGCCGCGATCGCCGACGTCGTCCGCGGCACCGATACGATGGTCTTCTCCGACGAGCCGTACTGCCACATGGTCTGGAGCGGCCGGCACGCCTCGATCTTGTCTCAGCCGGGCATGCTCGATCACTGCGTCGCCGCCTACACGTTCTCGAAATCGTACAGCATGAGCGGCTGGCGGATGGGGTTCGCCGTCGCCCACCCGGACGTGGTCGCGGCGATCGGCAAGCTGATCAACACGGCCGTCTCGTGTAGTCCTCCGTTCGTCCAGGAGGCAGCGCGGGCGGCTCTCGAACATGACGCGGCCACGCGCGACGAGTATATGGAGCGGTTTCGCAAGAAGGTCGACCGCCTCTGCGACGGCCTGGAGAAGGTCGAGGGCGTGGGCGTCGTCCGCCCGGCCGGCACGTTCTACGTCTTTCCCGACGTCCGGCCGATCTGCAACCGGCTGGGGATCGTCTCGCACGGCCTGGCGATGTATCTGCTCGAAGGGGCCGACGACGGGTTCGGCGTCGCCTGCCTGGGGGGCGAGTGCTTCGGCGAAGCCGGCCAGGGGTTCCTCCGCTTCAGTTGCGCCGAGCCCGACGAGCGCATCGACCAGGCCATGGCCTTCCTGCCCGACGCACTCGGTCGCCGCGACCGCATCGCGAAGTACCTGGAAGCGAATCCCCAGTACGTCTTGAAGCAGCCTTACCCCGAGGCGTAG